The following nucleotide sequence is from Aneurinibacillus soli.
CCGCCAATTTACGCACTTCATCGGCTACTACCGCAAAGCCTTTGCCCGCTTCCCCTGCTCGTGCTGCCTCAATCGCCGCATTTAATGCCAGAAGGTTTGTTTGTTCGGCAATTTCATCGATCATTTCAATAATTTCACCAATGGCAGTAGATTGATCGGATAATTCTTCCACTTTTTGTGCAATCATCCCCATTGCCTCAATGGAACTGCGAATGACCTTGCCACCTGTTTGGGCCATCTCAACTGCCTGTTCCGAGTTGGCAGCAGCCTGTTCGGCATTTTTCGCTACCTGATTTACTGCATCAACAAACTGATTCATCATTTCATTCATGATCTCTGATGCTCCTGCCTGCTGCTGTGTGCCACTCGCAATTTCCTGCATACTGGCAGAAATTTGTTGGGAGCTTGCCGACAAATTCATCGAACTCGCGTTAATTTCTTTAATAATTTGCGCAAATCCTTTCATCATGGAATTGAAAGATGCAGATAACAGTCCGATTTCATCACGTGCCTGGTTCGTGCTTTGTAAAGTTAAATCTCCTTTTTCAGCACGCAATGCCAAATCAAGCATTTCCCGAACAGGTCGCACAATCATTCGGGAAATAAACAAGCCGAATAACACCGCAATAACCACAGCCGCAATGGTCAGACAAAAAATCATGATAGTAGCATTTTTTGCACCGGCTGTCATTTGTACGCTTGTATTGTCTGCCAGTTTATCGTTGTAAGCAGCCAGATTAATTAGTACCGTATTCACTTTATTAAGAGGTGGAAGTGCGTACGTGTTAAATGCATTGTACGCCCCGACTTTGTCACCTTTGTCAAGCAACACAAGTGCTTTTTCACGTTCCTGACGATACGTGGCTATCGCATCTTTCAACTCTTTCCATTGATTCCTCTCCTCCTGTGTCATATTCGTTCCTTCAAAAACTTTTATATCCTGATCTACCTTTTGCACACGATCATTAAAATCAGCGACTAGCTTTTGTTCCTGAACCGGGTCCTTCGTCAACATTCTCGCATAAACAACGGCTTCCGTTGCACGTAAATGAGCACGCATATCATTCAGCACACGGACAGGAATCAAATTATCACGATACATCTCATTTCCCTGTTGTTCCAGCTTCGTAAGATAATGATACGCAATATAGCCCACACCGGATAAAAATAGTGCCGCTACGATAATAAGGGTTAAAATTTTGTTTGCTACTTTCATGTTCTGAATCCATCCCATGACACTCACTCCTAGATTATATATATTTTTAAATGGGTAACACCTCTAACATAAAATGAATTATAATGTATATTTTACAATATTATTATTAATTTACATATTAAAGAAAGTGAAAATAATCACAAAGGTTCTGTTGTTTGAATCGTTATGCCTAATCATCACATGAATCTAATTACCCATTATAAAAGGCTCGACTGAACAAGACTGCTCGATCAAGGAGTTTTTCAGCTTTCATTCATAAAGAGGGGACAACATTCAACGCTCCATGTATTATTAGGAAGGATGAAACATTTGGTTTCTTATTTTGAAAGAAAGTCAGTACGCTATCTTTTTCCGCCTAACCATTCTCGTATTTGCTACTTTGATTTTACTAACTATGATGCCGTGCTGGGTGGTTGTGATTGGAGCAATTGGAGCAAACGTTATGGAGGATATAACATGAAAAAATGGATCGTACTCAATATAATCCAGTTACTTCTATCCCTGATTGTTTTACTCATGAGTACAATAAATGTGTTAATGAGTCCAACTCATGATTATTTTCCTGGTTTTGTAGTTCAGTTTTTTCTCGGTGTGCTGTTTGGAGTTATCGGGCTTAACCAGTTACTCCAAAAACAAACTCGATTTGCTATCTTCTGTTTTATTGTAATGATATTTAGTCTCTTTGCTTCTTTTTATATTTTTAACGTCCAATCATTCACAGTTCACTAAATAATCCAAACACAAAACCCCCTGATTTGGACATCTTCTCCAAATCCAGGGGGTTTTCTGCAACTTCTCGAAATATTACACGATTAGGTAAATTTTTTAAAGGTTAATCCAAATCCGGCATAATCGCTTTCACTAATGACAGAAAACGTGGTCGAGTCCGGTTCGCCACTTCCATCACCTGTTCATGTGTAAGCGGCGCAAGCTCTTCTCCGATTGCCATATCCGTGACACACGCAATACCAAGCACCTTAAGTCCGGCATGACTGGCCGCAATCACTTCTGGTACCGTCGACATGCCAACCGCATCCGCCCCGAGCCGAGCAAGCATCGTGAGCTCCGCTGGCGTCATATACGAAGGGCCACTAATGCCTGCATACACCCCTTCCTTTACGGCAATGCCAAGCTCTACTGCCTTCGTACGGGCACGCTTACGATATTCTGCCGTATACGCATCCGACATATCCGGGAAGCGCGGGCCGAACATAGACAAGTTCGCACCGATCAGCGGGTGATCGCCCGTCCAGTTAATATGATCGCCAATGAGTATCAGATCGCCCGGTGCAAATGCCCGGTTCATGCCGCCACACGCATTCGTCACAACAAGCGAAGAGATACCAAGCTGCCGCATCACATATACAGGGAGTGTAACCTGCTGCATCGTATACCCTTCATAATAATGAAAGCGCCCCTGCATTGCCGCTACCGTGCGACCTTCAAGCGTCCCGACTACAAGCTCTCCCTTGTGACCTTCTACAGTCGAAACCGGAAAGTGCGGGATATCTCCATACGAAATCCGCACCGCATCGGTAATTTCATCGGCCAACACACCAAGACCCGAGCCAAGAATAAGCCCGATCTCCGGCTGGTGCGTGCCGATCTTCTCCTGAATAAACGCACACGCCGCCTCTATCTGCTTCATTCTTCCTTCCATCATACGTCCTCCCGTGACATCTCCTGCACAATCTCTTTAACAAGCGTCAAAAACGTATGCTTCACTTTCTCAGCCGTCTCCATCACTTCGTCATGTGACAATGGTTGAGGTAAAATACCCGCCGCCATGTTACTAATGCAAGAAATGCCAAGTACACGCAGCCCAGTATGACGTGCCACAATCACTTCCGGCACGGTCGACATGCCGACTGCATCACCGCCGAGAATACGAATCATCCGAATCTCCGCCGGTGTCTCATAGCTCGGGCCAAGCATACCCGCATATACGCCCTCTTTTAGCTCAATGCCATGGCGTTCGGCCACCTGACGTGCCAACGTACGCAACTTCGGGCAATACGCCGCTGACATATCCGGGAAGCGTACACCGATCGCCTCATCATTCGGTCCGATCAGCGGGTGACGGCCAGTCAGATTCAAGTGATCGGAAATAAGCATGAGATCGCCCGCTTCATATGATTCATTCACGCCCCCGGCCGCATTCGTCACGATAATACTCGTAACGCCCATTGCTTTCATAACATGGACCGGAAATGTCACCGCATCCAGGCCATGTCCTTCATAGTAATGGAAACGTCCCTGCATCGCGACGACCGTCTTACCGTGAAGCTGTCCGATGACAAGCTGTCCTTTATGCCCTTCCACCGTAGAAATCGGAAAGTGCGGGATGTCTCCATATGGAATCCGCACCGCACCTGTAATCTCATCCGCTAACACACCGAGACCTGAACCGAGAATAAGTCCGATCTCCGGACGGGCGGTTGTTTGTGTGGCAATATACGTTTGTACATCACGAATCGCTGCTTGATCTGGCATGAGAATTCCTCCTTATGCGTCTTGTTTTGCAATTTCTTGTAGAAAACTTGTGCCAATTAGCGGCTGTGCCACATCGAAATTCTCGGCAATCGTCGCACCAATATCCGCAAATGTCCCTCGTACACCCAAATTCAGGGCAGACTGCATCGCGGTATGATACACAAGCAATGGCACATATTCTCGTGTATGATCCGTTCCATGATGCACCGGGTCATTACCGTGGTCAGCTGTAATAATAAGCAGGTCATCCGGACGCAGCGCCGCTAGAATTTCAGGCAGACGTGCATCAAACGCTTCAATCGCATCCCCATAGCCCTGCGGATTGCGGCGGTGACCATACAGCGCATCAAAATCAACCAGATTCAAAAAGGCCAACCCGTGAAAATCACGCTTCATCACATCAAGCAGCTTATCTACTCCGTCCATATTCGATTTTGTTTTAATCGAATCCGTTACGCCTTCTCCCGCATAAATATCCGAGATTTTGCCGAGTGCAATCGAATCAAGCCCGGCATCTTTCAGCCGGTTCATCACCGTTTCACCCGGTGGCAATACAGAATAGTCATGACGGTTTGCCGTACGGATAAAATGTCCCGGCTCTCCGATGAACGGACGCGCAATAACACGCACAACGGAATGTTCATCATCAAGTGTCAGCTCACGCGCCACCTCGCAGATGCGATACAACTCCTCAAGCGGTACAACTTCTTCATGAGCCGCAATTTGGAAGACACTGTCTGCCGACGTGTACACAATGACGTCTCCCGTCCGCATATGCTCTGCGCCGAGTTCATCAAGAATTTCTGTTCCAGATGCCGGCTTATTCCCCAGCACCCCGCGCCCGATGCGCTCACAAAATGGCGTAATCAAACTATCGGGAAAACCGTTCGGCCACGTTTTAAATGGGGTCTTCACTTCAAGCCCCATGATCTCCCAGTGACCTGTTGATGTATCCTTGCCGCGCGATATTTCTTTCATCTTGCCAAAACCTGCAGCAGTCTGCCCATCCGCCGCCACCCCTTGAAGCGGTGCAATATGCCCAAGCCCGAGACGCTCCAGGTTCGGCACATTAAGCCCGCCGCGCTGCTCCGCGATATGACCAAGCGTATGAGCACCTGCATCCCCATAATCCGGGGCATCCGGCAGTTCCCCAATACCCACACTATCCAATACAATCAAAAATACCCGTTGAAAGTCTCCCATATGTATTCCTCCCTGCTGATACTGGTCGTCACAAACGATAGGAAAGGGCACTTCCCGCTTGCGTGAAAAGTACCCTTTGTTTTATGCCCTCGGATGCGCCTTCGCATACACTTCTTTTAAGCGCGTCTTCGTTACATGAGTATAAATCTGTGTCGTAGAAATATCCGCATGACCGAGCATCTCCTGCACCGAACGAAGATCAGCTCCATTCTCCAATAAATGCGTCGCAAACGAATGCCTGAGCGTATGAGGTGTAACCTCCTTATTGCTGTTGGCCACCTGCGCATATTTCTTGATGATCTTCCAGAACCCCTGCCGTGACAAGCGGCGTCCATGGTGATTCAGGAACAGCGCTTCATCGCTCCCGCGCTTCTTCAACAGCGGGCGGCTGCGCTCAATGTAGCCGCGCACATTCTCAATCGCCAGACGTCCCAACGGAATAATGCGTTCCTTCGAACCTTTGCCAAAACATTTAATGAAGCCCATCGCGAGATTCACATCGGCCAGATTCAGCGATACAAGCTCGGACACCCGAATTCCTGTTGCATACAACAGCTCAAGCATCGCCTTATCGCGCATGCCAGCCGGCATATGCGCGTCTGGACCATTCAAAAGCGTCTCCACTTCCGTTACAGACAACACCTGCGGCAGCTTCTTCTCAATCTTCGGAGACTCCAGATTCACGCTCGGATCTTTATCTGTAATCTTCTCTCGCAGCAAAAACTGATAAAAGGCCCGAATGGATGCTACATTACGCGATATGGTAGCTGTTGCCCGTCCCTGCTCCTGCAACCGCATGAGATAGCCCATAATTTGTGCCCGAGTCGTCTGATTAATGTCTGTAAAACCTTCTTCTCTCACGTACGTGCAGTATGCGGTCAAATCACGCTGATACGATTCTAGCGTATTTTTGGCCAACCCTCTCTCCACTGTAAGATAATGGATAAAATGGGTGATCAAATCTTTCATTTCCTGCTCTCCTCAACCGTCCAAAAATCGTGCATACACACGCTAGCATGTCCTGTAATATTGTATTCCACAATAATACCGAGTTTCCTGCCCTCATGCAAAACTTTATTGGCTTCTCCCTACTCACCGTAATAATAAAAGTCAAATAATCGTCGCTTCGTATCAGCATACACACTCCCTGTACCACCAAGAGACTTCATTGCTTTTACTGCTTTTCCATCCGGTTCCTGGTAAGGTTGTGCAGGCTTAATGACATCATTCATATACAGAAACAACTGGTAAAAAATAAACGTACAGGCCATAAAAATGAGCAGCAGCTTAAACGCTTCTGACACGCGGCGATATGATACAAACATACAAATCTCCTTCCATTCAACTTCCATATATGCTCCATCCTATTCGATTGTGTGCTTTTTTATACCCGTATGGCATTTGCATTTGCTCATTGTCATGCTAAAATGTATGGTTGAATTGACTTTTTTAAAAATAAGGTGTGGATGAACCATGTACAACCACGAAGAAAAAGAGAATGACCGAACAAAAACGATATTTAGCCGCTTGAACGTATTGCTGCTTGTTGTGTTTCTGATTTTCTCTGCGATGATTTTCCGCCTCTCCTATGTACAAATTGTGAAAGGTGCGAAGTTCGAAAAAGAAGCATCTGCAAAGTCAGACAAAAAAATTCCGATCCTAGCAATGCGGGGCAATATTTACGATCGAAACGGCAATCTAATCGTACACAGCCAGGGCTCGTTCACCGCTGTATTTCAAGAAAAAGATTATATGAACGAAGCGTATTACGTAAACCTTGTGACCAAGCTTGAAAAAATTCTTACAGGCACAAAGAAAGAAGACTTGCTTAAAAAAATGGACGTCGGCTACGAATTCAAGAACGGCAAAGTTGAACGTACGATGCGCATGACAAGTAAGTTTCTTGAAAAGGATCTGAAGTATGATCTGTCTCAAAAGGAAATCGCGTATCTCGCCGAGCATCGAAGCGATCTCGATGGGATCACGGTCGTAACAAAGCCAATTCGTGTATATGACCCGAATCAAGTTGCTGTACAAACAATCGGCTATGTACGCCCGTTCAACGTTACCGAAAACCAGGGCAACGAATACTATCTGGCACGCAAAGATTCGTATCTGCCAAATCAGATGGTCGGATATGATGGAATTGAACGCAGTTACGAAGAACAACTGCGCGGTGAAAATGGCTATCGCCTGTATCAGGTAGCTGCCAACCAGACGATTCTACAACAGATTAAGGAAGTTCCGCCAACACGCGGCAACAACCTGTATCTGACCATTGATGATCGCGTACAGCTCGACACCCGTAATTTCATTAGAGACTTCCTGCCAAAACTGCGCGGAACCGGTAAGAATGCGTACAATGCCCGCAACGCCTATGCAGTGGCAATCGAAGTTAAAACAGGTAGAGTCGTCGCTACGGTCAGCTACCCGGAATACGATCCAAATATCTGGACATCGGGACCGGATAAAGAAACGTACGAGGCGAACCAGTATTCGTTCCCGAACGGTACAATTAGTAGTGCCCCGCACGACGTTCGCCCGAAAACCGGGGATGATGCCGCATTAGAAACATATAGACATCCGGCCTCTATCCTTCCGTCTGGTTCGGCTCTCAAGCCAGCGACGGTTTTAACGGGGCTTGCAGAAAAGGTCATCACGCCTTATGACACATGGTCAGACCCTGGTGCTTATCGATACGGCTCTTCAGCAGGGGACGTCATTCACAATGACAGCAACCATAATTATGGCTTATTAACCCCGCAACGGGCACTTAAGTTCTCGTCTAATACGTATATGGCACGGGTTGGTAAAGCACTGCGGGATAAGTTGGGCAAGGATACGATCTTTACGTATCAGAAATACCTCCGCGCCTTCGGCCTGGGTATCAAAACCGGGGTCGATTTGCCGAATGAATCAAGTGGTAAGGAAGATTTTCTTGTAATGAATGCAAAATACGGTCCAACTGCTGCGATGGTACAAGCTTCCTTTGGTCAGCAAGGCCGCTATACTACCATGCAACTTGCTCAGTACGCAGCGACACTGGCAAGTAAGGGCGTTCGCTATCGTCCACAGTTAGTGGACCGGATCGTAGACAATAATGGTAAAGTAGTCCAGTCATTCAAGCCAGAAGTTCTGAGCAAACTGAATCTCCCAGATGAGTACTGGCGAGTTGTTCACGAAGGAATGGTCATGGTTACAACTGAATCAGGGGGTACAGCAGTCGGCGCATTTGCCGGATTCCCGTACCATGTAGCGGCTAAAACCGGTACATCCCAGCAAGATATTTACGTTCCTAGTTCTGTCGATTTCTCGAAAAAAGTAACCTGGCACAAAGCCAACAAGATTAATAACGGGGTGTTTGTTTCATTCGCTCCCGCTGAAGATCCAAAGCTTGCGGTTGCTGTTATCGTTCCGGAAGGTGGTTATGGTAGTCAATCTGCCGGTATGATCGCGCGGGCGATCTATGACTCGTATAATAAACACGTTGGCCTTGGTCCGACAGACAAGCCGTATGTTCCCGCGACGGCGGCTCCGAATATGGCGAAGAAATGATTAAAGGGCTGTCCTGTGAGAAATTACAGGGCAGCCCTTTTTTTGTAGTTCGACAACGTATGGAGGTGGAGTGAGAGAAGGAATAAGCAGTTGCTTATCATCTGATATACTAAACTGAAAAATGAAACTAAAATGCTTAATTTCTTTCTCCGATATATATTACAAGAAATTATTACATAAAAGAAAGAAGGCATTTATGAAAAAAAGAACACCACTTTCAACATGCATAGGTAGTACTTTGCTAGCAGCAATCATCAGCGTCCCCTATATTACTGATCCTGTAGTTAACGCACAAAGTGCCCAATCCAGCACACAGTTAACACAACTTACTCAGTCTGCAAGGACAACATTGGAAGAGAATTATTCTACATTTCCTCCTGCTGATGAATTTCCAGGGAAAGTTCCTAGTGATGCTCCAAGGATCACTAATAAAGCAATTGAAGTCAATTTTGACTATCATGACTTCAGTTACTTACGCATGTCTTCACCACCAGGCACATGGGTAAGTACAGGACTTTACGCACCGCCTAATGGTGAGATCAGCTTGAATGTACCCGAGGGTATTACTGATCTCGATGTACAAATTGGAGCGCATACCGATAAATTAAAAAATGAACCGACTCAGAAACGTGCGCCCGTTGTTGTCCTGCGTCAAAAACTAGTTCCGGGGATTAATAAAATTAGTAATCCATACGGCGGCTTACTTTACCTAATTCCAACCAAAGCTAAACCAGGGAAAAAAGCGATTATTACAATCAGCGGTGCAGTGAATGCTCCCTACTTTATTTTAGGTAAAACAACTGAACAGCAATGGAAAAACATGATTAGAAATTATCCGGCACCCTGGGCTGAATTGCAAAGCAAACGCGTGATCCTAACGGTTCCATCTGAAGATATTCGGAAGTTGGATCATCCAAAAGAATTGATGGAAAAATGGGATGAAATCATCAACCACTATGATGAACTGGTTGGTCTTGCACCAAATAAACCAGAACCAAATCGAAGTCCAGACCGTCCGTTCCGCTATGTAGCCGACAAAGAAATCAGCGCAGGTTGGATGCACTCTGGCTATCCGATTATGTTCTATCAAGGTTCTACTTCAAAAGCAATTGTAGATAGTAATAAGATTCAGCATGACGGATGGGGATTCTGGCATGAATTAGGACATGACTATCAACAAGGAGCATGGGAGTGGAATTCGATCGTTGAAGTAACAACGAATTTACACTCATTGAATATTCAAACGAAATACGGCAATCCATCCCGCTTAGTAAGCAAAGATAAGGATGGAAAATCAACCTATGACAAAGCACTTACGTTTGTAAACAGTAATACTCCCGGAAAAAATTTCAATGATGACAAACAAATTGACGTTTGGGAGCGTCTAGTAATGTTTATGCAGCTGCAACAAGCATATGGTTGGGATTTCTACACCAAATTACATATTGCTTATCGTGAACTGCCTGCGAATCAATTGCCAAAAAATACTCAGGA
It contains:
- a CDS encoding methyl-accepting chemotaxis protein, which gives rise to MGWIQNMKVANKILTLIIVAALFLSGVGYIAYHYLTKLEQQGNEMYRDNLIPVRVLNDMRAHLRATEAVVYARMLTKDPVQEQKLVADFNDRVQKVDQDIKVFEGTNMTQEERNQWKELKDAIATYRQEREKALVLLDKGDKVGAYNAFNTYALPPLNKVNTVLINLAAYNDKLADNTSVQMTAGAKNATIMIFCLTIAAVVIAVLFGLFISRMIVRPVREMLDLALRAEKGDLTLQSTNQARDEIGLLSASFNSMMKGFAQIIKEINASSMNLSASSQQISASMQEIASGTQQQAGASEIMNEMMNQFVDAVNQVAKNAEQAAANSEQAVEMAQTGGKVIRSSIEAMGMIAQKVEELSDQSTAIGEIIEMIDEIAEQTNLLALNAAIEAARAGEAGKGFAVVADEVRKLAERSGKATKEIANLIQSIQKNTHESVAAVTFGNKQATQAGDSFEEIMEIIHQASTRVTEIAAASEQQAAQASEVLKAVENIAAVTEEASAGTEETASTANELSRMSEALNQLVTKFKV
- a CDS encoding purine-nucleoside phosphorylase encodes the protein MEGRMKQIEAACAFIQEKIGTHQPEIGLILGSGLGVLADEITDAVRISYGDIPHFPVSTVEGHKGELVVGTLEGRTVAAMQGRFHYYEGYTMQQVTLPVYVMRQLGISSLVVTNACGGMNRAFAPGDLILIGDHINWTGDHPLIGANLSMFGPRFPDMSDAYTAEYRKRARTKAVELGIAVKEGVYAGISGPSYMTPAELTMLARLGADAVGMSTVPEVIAASHAGLKVLGIACVTDMAIGEELAPLTHEQVMEVANRTRPRFLSLVKAIMPDLD
- a CDS encoding purine-nucleoside phosphorylase is translated as MPDQAAIRDVQTYIATQTTARPEIGLILGSGLGVLADEITGAVRIPYGDIPHFPISTVEGHKGQLVIGQLHGKTVVAMQGRFHYYEGHGLDAVTFPVHVMKAMGVTSIIVTNAAGGVNESYEAGDLMLISDHLNLTGRHPLIGPNDEAIGVRFPDMSAAYCPKLRTLARQVAERHGIELKEGVYAGMLGPSYETPAEIRMIRILGGDAVGMSTVPEVIVARHTGLRVLGISCISNMAAGILPQPLSHDEVMETAEKVKHTFLTLVKEIVQEMSREDV
- the deoB gene encoding phosphopentomutase yields the protein MGDFQRVFLIVLDSVGIGELPDAPDYGDAGAHTLGHIAEQRGGLNVPNLERLGLGHIAPLQGVAADGQTAAGFGKMKEISRGKDTSTGHWEIMGLEVKTPFKTWPNGFPDSLITPFCERIGRGVLGNKPASGTEILDELGAEHMRTGDVIVYTSADSVFQIAAHEEVVPLEELYRICEVARELTLDDEHSVVRVIARPFIGEPGHFIRTANRHDYSVLPPGETVMNRLKDAGLDSIALGKISDIYAGEGVTDSIKTKSNMDGVDKLLDVMKRDFHGLAFLNLVDFDALYGHRRNPQGYGDAIEAFDARLPEILAALRPDDLLIITADHGNDPVHHGTDHTREYVPLLVYHTAMQSALNLGVRGTFADIGATIAENFDVAQPLIGTSFLQEIAKQDA
- the xerD gene encoding site-specific tyrosine recombinase XerD: MKDLITHFIHYLTVERGLAKNTLESYQRDLTAYCTYVREEGFTDINQTTRAQIMGYLMRLQEQGRATATISRNVASIRAFYQFLLREKITDKDPSVNLESPKIEKKLPQVLSVTEVETLLNGPDAHMPAGMRDKAMLELLYATGIRVSELVSLNLADVNLAMGFIKCFGKGSKERIIPLGRLAIENVRGYIERSRPLLKKRGSDEALFLNHHGRRLSRQGFWKIIKKYAQVANSNKEVTPHTLRHSFATHLLENGADLRSVQEMLGHADISTTQIYTHVTKTRLKEVYAKAHPRA
- a CDS encoding DUF4227 family protein, which gives rise to MEVEWKEICMFVSYRRVSEAFKLLLIFMACTFIFYQLFLYMNDVIKPAQPYQEPDGKAVKAMKSLGGTGSVYADTKRRLFDFYYYGE
- a CDS encoding peptidoglycan D,D-transpeptidase FtsI family protein codes for the protein MYNHEEKENDRTKTIFSRLNVLLLVVFLIFSAMIFRLSYVQIVKGAKFEKEASAKSDKKIPILAMRGNIYDRNGNLIVHSQGSFTAVFQEKDYMNEAYYVNLVTKLEKILTGTKKEDLLKKMDVGYEFKNGKVERTMRMTSKFLEKDLKYDLSQKEIAYLAEHRSDLDGITVVTKPIRVYDPNQVAVQTIGYVRPFNVTENQGNEYYLARKDSYLPNQMVGYDGIERSYEEQLRGENGYRLYQVAANQTILQQIKEVPPTRGNNLYLTIDDRVQLDTRNFIRDFLPKLRGTGKNAYNARNAYAVAIEVKTGRVVATVSYPEYDPNIWTSGPDKETYEANQYSFPNGTISSAPHDVRPKTGDDAALETYRHPASILPSGSALKPATVLTGLAEKVITPYDTWSDPGAYRYGSSAGDVIHNDSNHNYGLLTPQRALKFSSNTYMARVGKALRDKLGKDTIFTYQKYLRAFGLGIKTGVDLPNESSGKEDFLVMNAKYGPTAAMVQASFGQQGRYTTMQLAQYAATLASKGVRYRPQLVDRIVDNNGKVVQSFKPEVLSKLNLPDEYWRVVHEGMVMVTTESGGTAVGAFAGFPYHVAAKTGTSQQDIYVPSSVDFSKKVTWHKANKINNGVFVSFAPAEDPKLAVAVIVPEGGYGSQSAGMIARAIYDSYNKHVGLGPTDKPYVPATAAPNMAKK
- a CDS encoding M60 family metallopeptidase, whose translation is MKKRTPLSTCIGSTLLAAIISVPYITDPVVNAQSAQSSTQLTQLTQSARTTLEENYSTFPPADEFPGKVPSDAPRITNKAIEVNFDYHDFSYLRMSSPPGTWVSTGLYAPPNGEISLNVPEGITDLDVQIGAHTDKLKNEPTQKRAPVVVLRQKLVPGINKISNPYGGLLYLIPTKAKPGKKAIITISGAVNAPYFILGKTTEQQWKNMIRNYPAPWAELQSKRVILTVPSEDIRKLDHPKELMEKWDEIINHYDELVGLAPNKPEPNRSPDRPFRYVADKEISAGWMHSGYPIMFYQGSTSKAIVDSNKIQHDGWGFWHELGHDYQQGAWEWNSIVEVTTNLHSLNIQTKYGNPSRLVSKDKDGKSTYDKALTFVNSNTPGKNFNDDKQIDVWERLVMFMQLQQAYGWDFYTKLHIAYRELPANQLPKNTQEKIDTFVVMTSKCSGENLLPFFDKWRLTYSDQAKKSVLKMNVKPLKKEIWKLKQE